A part of Agromyces protaetiae genomic DNA contains:
- a CDS encoding DUF5134 domain-containing protein has translation MIATAAFSWGFTLWFAALGGASLVGLARAGRTPDGVSYAAHAIMAGVMALMPWGWSAVVPQAIWIAVFGAFALWYLSLAISRPGTRIGPGTGHHATGTLLWYHGAMMGAMVWMSVLVVLAAGAVGGASVMHHELAMAGGPGALDAPDASGLASAGGAAGWQQPLWAAALTWAFVALFAVAAAWFGARLVSRLAAVRAGSGGGRDIPTALPPAVEAAVSLAMAAGMGVAFAAML, from the coding sequence ATGATCGCAACGGCGGCGTTCTCATGGGGGTTCACCCTGTGGTTCGCCGCCCTGGGCGGGGCGTCGCTGGTCGGGCTGGCCCGTGCGGGGCGGACGCCCGACGGCGTCTCGTACGCGGCGCACGCGATCATGGCGGGCGTCATGGCGCTCATGCCGTGGGGGTGGTCGGCGGTCGTGCCGCAGGCGATCTGGATCGCCGTATTCGGCGCGTTCGCGCTCTGGTACCTGTCGCTCGCGATCTCGCGTCCGGGCACGCGCATCGGCCCCGGCACCGGGCATCACGCCACGGGCACGCTGCTCTGGTACCACGGCGCGATGATGGGCGCCATGGTGTGGATGAGCGTGCTCGTCGTGCTCGCGGCGGGAGCCGTCGGGGGAGCGTCGGTCATGCATCACGAGTTGGCGATGGCGGGTGGCCCGGGCGCGCTAGATGCGCCGGATGCCTCGGGGCTCGCGAGTGCCGGCGGCGCGGCGGGCTGGCAGCAACCTCTCTGGGCGGCCGCGCTCACGTGGGCGTTCGTCGCCCTGTTCGCGGTCGCAGCGGCGTGGTTCGGCGCGAGGCTCGTGTCGCGGCTCGCTGCAGTTCGTGCCGGGAGCGGCGGTGGGCGAGACATCCCGACAGCCCTTCCTCCCGCCGTCGAGGCGGCCGTGAGCCTCGCGATGGCGGCGGGGATGGGCGTCGCCTTCGCCGCGATGCTCTGA
- a CDS encoding nuclear transport factor 2 family protein — protein MSDQRHLVEEYLDGFRASDHARILATLTDDVEWVIHGHRTTHGKAEFDGEIENPAFTGSPELEVHRVFEDGPVVVTTGEGRGATAEHGPFRFAFNDLFTFRDGLIARVDSYIVPLP, from the coding sequence ATGAGCGATCAGCGGCACCTCGTGGAGGAGTATCTCGACGGCTTCCGCGCGAGCGACCACGCCCGCATCCTCGCCACACTGACCGACGACGTCGAATGGGTCATCCACGGGCACCGCACGACCCACGGGAAGGCCGAGTTCGACGGCGAGATCGAGAACCCCGCATTCACCGGGAGCCCCGAGCTCGAGGTCCATCGCGTCTTCGAAGACGGTCCGGTCGTCGTGACGACCGGCGAAGGCCGCGGCGCGACGGCCGAGCACGGGCCGTTCCGGTTCGCGTTCAACGACCTCTTCACCTTCCGCGACGGACTCATCGCCCGCGTCGACTCGTACATCGTGCCGCTGCCGTAG